ACGGAAATCAGGCCGTGGCAGTCACGATCCTGCCAGTTCAGCCCTGATCCGGTCGGCATTCCGGTCCAGCCAGAGCGTCATCAGGATCAGGGGACCGCATTGCAATTGCCCCCCCAACGCCAGCCGGACCAGTTCCTGCCGCGACATGAGATGGGTCGAGATATCCTCGCCCTCATCGTCCAGCCCGAAACCATGTCCCTCAATCGTGTCAGGCAGATCGGCAATGCCGACGAAAGGATAGAAGAATTCGCTATGCGCACCGGGCGTCGGATAATAGCCCGGCAGCGCGTGAACCTGGCCGATCTGTAACCCGGCCTCTTCTGCGGCCTCACGCAGCGCCGAGGCCTCGGCTGTTTCCCCGGCATCGATCCGCCCTGCCACCGGCTCAAGCATCCAGCATTGCGCCTGTCCGCGTGCCAGCGGTCCCATGCGGAACTGGCTGATCAGCAGCACCCGGTCGCGCACCGGATCATAAGGCAAAAGCAGCGCCGCATCCGCCGAGATGAAAACCTCGCGATCCAGAACCGGCGACCACCGGCCATCATGCAGCCGGTGCCGCAACGAGATTTCCTCGATCGAGAAATAGCGCCCATAGGCCTCTCGCCGCGAAATTTCCTGCACCCGGTCGCGATCCGGCTTGGGTAGCCATGCGGTCGGTTCGGGCTCGTCCGCAACCCGCATTCTGACCGAGACGATTTCGGCAATACGGCTGAGCCGGGATGCGATCTGTTCCTCCGGCACATCTTCGGGCCGGGACAGAACCTCCCGCGCCACCTGCGCCATCAGCGCGGCATTCCCGTCGGCCCAGTCGGCACCGCCGCCCTGACCGAAGCCCCAGATCTCGGCCCCATCCACATTCACAGGAGACAGCCCCATGATTCGAAGATATCGTGTCGCTGCGGCAGTCCGCTTTGCCCGGATTGCCCGGATCGCACCGCTTCCGCCGAGATATCGCGGCCATTCACCCCCGATTCCCGCCTCTGCGCCGCCGCTCATCGCGCCCGGAACCGTTTCGGCAATGCCGTCCAGCATCAGCGCGTCCAGCATTTCGGGCGTTGCCAGAGGCCCTGCAAGCATGATTTCCTGATTATTCACAGCGATGTCCCTTCCAGTCTCTGTGCGGCTGCGCGTCCGCTTTCATCGGCGAGTTGTTCCAGAACATCCGCCTCGGCCTGCTGCAAAAGGGCCTGCAAAGCCCGCGCGTCCAAAGCCTGCCGTGTATGGGAGATTTTGCCGATCGTGGCGACCCCAAGCGGCGCGAATGCCGAAAATGCCGTGATTTCGGCCCTCATCTCTTCCTCTGCCGTCAGTTCGGGCAGTTTCAGGATGAGGTCCCCGGCAACATCGTCGAGACTGGTCGGAAAGCCGAACCCGCCTGCCGCGTCGAAACCGCGTGCGAAAGCAAGCTCGCGATTCATCCGCGCCACGAGTTGCATTGGTACCGGATCAGTATCCGTGATCAGCTTTCGAACTGCCTCCAGCACCGGAGATTGCGCCACCTCCGCGACCTGAACCCGGCGCAGAGCCGCCTGCAAAGCGTCTGGCCGGGTCAATTCTGCCCGCGCCGCAAGCTCCAGCCCGAAACCGTCGCCAGCCGAGCTGACCCCGGTTGCACGCAAGACCGGCTCAAACCGCGGATCCGACAGCACCAGAGGCGTCATCCGCGATTCGAGCGCCCCAAGCAGCAGCCCGGCAACCCGGCTGGGATCATGGATCCGCGACACCACATTGCGCCAGTCAGTGCCGGTTTTGCCGTCCAGATAGATCACCGCCATCCGGTCGGCGAATTCCGAAGCTTCCGCCGCAATAACCGCCGCCCGGCGTTCACCAAGTCCCGCCGCAAAGACCCGTTCGGCAAGCTCGGAACCCAGCCCCGGCTGGGGCGCAAGGACGGGCGGCGAAGGCATGAGCTGAGCGGTGACAAATCCCGCCGGCAGCAGGATCATCACAGAGGCAAGCAGAGCGGCCTGAACATGGCGCATCGGTGTTCCCTGATATTAACAAGAGCTTTTCACCGAAAACCCCCTTGCGCTTCAACCCCCCGCCCGCTACATGCGCCCCCACCACACCGAAAAATGCGGAGAAGTGCCGGAGTGGTCGAACGGGGCGGTCTCGAAAACCGTTGAGCCTTCACGGGTTCCGTGGGTTCGAATCCCACCTTCTCCGCCATTTCAGACCGCTTCTGGGCACGCCAATCGCCGCCGATTGCCGCCCTTGGCCCGCAATAAGCGTCTTCAGCAGCTCCGTTTTCGATCCCATGATGCGAATTGCATCGTCAGCGACCTCGACGCGCTGTGCCAAAGCGCGCAGGTGATCGCGCCGATAACCGCCCTCGTGGCCGCGAATGCGCTCCCGCGCGCGGCGCGCAAACCCTGCGATCATTGCGGGACTGAGCGCGCTGTGGCCGGGGCTTTCGAGCAATGCTTGAGCGCGGTCGGCGTCAACCCTGGCCTGATCGCGGAGAACCTTGAGGCCGGCAATACGCTCCTTGAGCGCCGGGTCGTCCAGATCGGCAACACCCGCCTCGATGGCGTCATAGAGCCGCTTGAGGCGCGATTCTGATTCGGCGGCCTGACGCTGCAAAGAGGCGATGTGTTCGCGTCGGCGCTCGGCCTGATCCTCGCGACGGCCGAGGATGCTGCCAAGCAGTTTCTCCAGTCGGTCGGGATCGAGCAAGCGTTCCTCGATATGGCTGGCCACCATCGTATCGAGCTTGTCCATGGGGATCGCACGGCCCTTGCAGCCAGTCTCGCCCTGCCGCGCCTTGATCGAGCAGGCATAATAGCGATAGCGGCCGCTCTTGCCGGTGCGGATGGTCATGGCTCCGCCGCAGTTGCCGCAATAGCAGATGCCGGTCAGCAGGGTCGGCCCGATCACCACGCGGGCGGGCAGTTCGGTCTTGGGGTTGCGAGCCTGCAAAAGAGACTGAACGGCGTCGAAGGTCTCCCGTTCGATGATGGCCGGCACGGGGACAATGACGACTTCGCTGGGGGCGCGCGGGTCGTTATGCTTGCTACGCTTTCCCCACTCATGTTCGCCTATATAGGTGCGGCGGGTCAGGACGCGATGGACCTGACCGATCCCCCAACGCCCGCCGTCGCGGGTAAAGATGCCCTTGGCGTTCAAATGCTTCACGATGGCCTTGACGCCCATCTGGCCGCTATCGCCCTGACCTTCCAGAGCGAGCCGATAGATCAGGCGGATCGTGCCGGCGTGCAGCGGATCGATTTCCAGCTTCTTCTTGGTCTTGGCCCCACGCTGTTCGGCGGCTGCGATCCGGTAGCCGATCGGCGGCAACGCGCCGTTCCAGAAGCCCTGCCGCGCAT
This sequence is a window from Paracoccus aerodenitrificans. Protein-coding genes within it:
- a CDS encoding NUDIX domain-containing protein, whose protein sequence is MNNQEIMLAGPLATPEMLDALMLDGIAETVPGAMSGGAEAGIGGEWPRYLGGSGAIRAIRAKRTAAATRYLRIMGLSPVNVDGAEIWGFGQGGGADWADGNAALMAQVAREVLSRPEDVPEEQIASRLSRIAEIVSVRMRVADEPEPTAWLPKPDRDRVQEISRREAYGRYFSIEEISLRHRLHDGRWSPVLDREVFISADAALLLPYDPVRDRVLLISQFRMGPLARGQAQCWMLEPVAGRIDAGETAEASALREAAEEAGLQIGQVHALPGYYPTPGAHSEFFYPFVGIADLPDTIEGHGFGLDDEGEDISTHLMSRQELVRLALGGQLQCGPLILMTLWLDRNADRIRAELAGS
- a CDS encoding recombinase family protein, with the translated sequence MNAQSPNVALRAALYLRVSTARQAEHDVSIPDQRKQGEAWCAARGYQLVEIFVEPGNTATNDRRPEFQRMIEAGTSKPAPFDVVLVHSFSRFFRDAFDMEYYYRKLAKNDVRLISITQELGDDPIHDMMRRIMSLFDEYQSKENGKHVTRALKENARQGFWNGALPPIGYRIAAAEQRGAKTKKKLEIDPLHAGTIRLIYRLALEGQGDSGQMGVKAIVKHLNAKGIFTRDGGRWGIGQVHRVLTRRTYIGEHEWGKRSKHNDPRAPSEVVIVPVPAIIERETFDAVQSLLQARNPKTELPARVVIGPTLLTGICYCGNCGGAMTIRTGKSGRYRYYACSIKARQGETGCKGRAIPMDKLDTMVASHIEERLLDPDRLEKLLGSILGRREDQAERRREHIASLQRQAAESESRLKRLYDAIEAGVADLDDPALKERIAGLKVLRDQARVDADRAQALLESPGHSALSPAMIAGFARRARERIRGHEGGYRRDHLRALAQRVEVADDAIRIMGSKTELLKTLIAGQGRQSAAIGVPRSGLKWRRRWDSNPRNP